Proteins encoded by one window of Geobacter sp. DSM 9736:
- a CDS encoding NADH:flavin oxidoreductase/NADH oxidase, whose translation MSVLFSPITLRSITCRNRIFVSPMCQYSSREGFPTDWHLVHLGSRAAGGAGLVMVEATAVSEEGRISPDDSGIWLEEHVEAFSPIAGFLRSQGAVAGIQLAHAGRKASTDAPWNGSRPLGAGERGWTPVAPTVEPFAPGHPPPHPLTEEDLDVVEEEFRAAARRALKAGFQTVEVHMAHGYLLHEFLSPLSNRRTDGYGGSLENRMRYPLRIARAVREEWPPDLPLFVRISAVDWMPGGWDLSQSVELARCLRQVGVDLIDCSSGGVVPDETIPAGPGFQVPFAAAIRRDVEIATAAVGFITDPAQAEHIVATGLADAVFLGRQMLRDPYWPFHAARSLGVDIPWPEQYQRAKQ comes from the coding sequence ATGAGCGTCCTTTTCTCTCCGATCACGCTGCGGAGCATTACCTGCCGCAACCGCATCTTCGTCTCTCCCATGTGCCAGTATTCGAGCCGCGAGGGATTTCCCACCGACTGGCACCTGGTCCACCTGGGTAGTCGTGCGGCGGGAGGCGCCGGTCTGGTTATGGTGGAGGCCACAGCCGTCAGCGAGGAGGGGCGCATAAGCCCGGATGACAGCGGCATCTGGCTGGAGGAGCATGTTGAGGCTTTCTCCCCCATTGCTGGTTTTCTCCGGAGCCAGGGGGCCGTTGCCGGTATACAGCTTGCCCATGCCGGACGCAAGGCCTCGACAGACGCCCCCTGGAACGGTAGCCGCCCTCTGGGTGCCGGCGAGCGGGGGTGGACACCGGTAGCTCCCACCGTCGAGCCGTTCGCACCCGGACATCCGCCTCCCCACCCGCTGACGGAAGAGGATCTCGATGTCGTCGAGGAGGAGTTCCGCGCAGCCGCCCGCAGGGCATTGAAAGCCGGGTTCCAGACCGTTGAGGTTCACATGGCTCACGGGTACCTGCTCCACGAGTTTCTCTCCCCCCTTTCAAATCGGCGGACCGACGGGTATGGAGGTAGCCTGGAGAACCGGATGCGGTATCCCCTCCGGATCGCCCGCGCCGTGCGGGAAGAGTGGCCGCCCGATCTTCCACTTTTCGTCCGTATTTCGGCGGTGGACTGGATGCCGGGTGGGTGGGATCTCTCCCAGTCGGTCGAACTGGCCCGGTGCCTGCGTCAAGTGGGGGTCGATTTGATCGACTGTTCTTCCGGTGGTGTGGTGCCCGATGAAACGATCCCTGCCGGTCCGGGATTTCAGGTCCCCTTTGCGGCCGCCATTCGGCGTGATGTGGAAATCGCCACTGCGGCCGTCGGATTCATCACTGATCCGGCGCAGGCAGAGCATATCGTTGCCACCGGTCTTGCGGATGCCGTATTTCTAGGAAGGCAGATGCTCCGCGATCCGTACTGGCCCTTTCATGCCGCCCGCAGTCTCGGCGTGGACATCCCGTGGCCTGAGCAGTACCAGAGGGCAAAGCAGTAG
- a CDS encoding sugar phosphate isomerase/epimerase produces the protein MQVGSMNHPQQDVVGEIEWMAEMGLDFIDLTLEPPAAGYWQIDRQAVRRALDRHRLGIVGHTAYYLPLGHPFEEIRKAAVTELSRCLECFAELGADSMNIHPDTRAPMHDREFLVRQNLRSLMELQEVAERTGVSLMVENLPGEYNNVEQLGELLDNHPELGLHLDLGHTNLLVEENTAEELLAVYGSRLRHVHLHDNRGGSHDMHLPLGAGTIDLPACVAALKRAGYDGPITLEVFTPDRFFVQYSAEKLRRIWAETPP, from the coding sequence GTGCAGGTAGGATCGATGAATCATCCCCAGCAGGATGTGGTGGGGGAAATCGAGTGGATGGCCGAAATGGGACTCGATTTCATCGACCTGACCCTTGAGCCCCCTGCGGCCGGCTACTGGCAGATCGACCGGCAGGCGGTTCGCCGGGCACTCGACCGCCACCGGCTCGGCATAGTGGGTCATACCGCCTATTACCTGCCCCTTGGTCACCCGTTCGAGGAGATCAGGAAGGCTGCCGTAACCGAGCTGTCGCGATGCCTCGAATGTTTTGCAGAACTCGGAGCCGACTCGATGAACATTCACCCTGACACCAGGGCGCCGATGCATGACCGCGAATTTCTCGTGAGACAGAACCTCAGAAGCCTGATGGAACTGCAGGAGGTGGCGGAGCGTACCGGTGTCTCCCTCATGGTGGAGAATCTCCCTGGGGAATACAATAACGTCGAACAGCTTGGAGAACTCCTCGACAACCATCCCGAGCTCGGTCTGCACCTCGACCTCGGGCATACGAATCTTCTTGTTGAGGAGAACACGGCCGAGGAGCTCCTGGCGGTGTATGGTTCCCGCCTTCGCCACGTGCACCTCCACGATAACCGGGGGGGGAGCCACGACATGCATCTGCCGCTGGGTGCCGGCACAATCGACCTGCCGGCGTGCGTGGCGGCCCTCAAAAGAGCGGGTTACGACGGCCCGATCACCCTGGAGGTCTTCACTCCCGATCGTTTCTTCGTCCAGTACAGCGCCGAGAAGCTGAGGCGGATCTGGGCGGAGACGCCCCCCTAG
- a CDS encoding nucleotidyltransferase, producing the protein MEKEPLIDRVQGEAILNELITDEQWAVCSGVITKARRQGLGFAMGGGLAFSAYSGNLRNTKDMDFFILPRDEVMMKAIMAEEGFEEYKAVPYDPTWSYRGAREGYIIDLLWRMLNNRTAVDETWTGRGWEVKIRGVPFRLIPPEELLWSKLYIMRRDRCDWPDILGLLYAQGPTMDWDHLLDRLQHDSPVLAAVTTLFRWLCPAVGARIPASVWKRMGICAGAEAQELLVNRERTALFKGHDWFPGNGG; encoded by the coding sequence ATGGAAAAAGAGCCGCTGATAGATCGCGTGCAGGGGGAAGCGATACTTAACGAGCTTATAACGGATGAGCAGTGGGCTGTCTGCTCCGGAGTGATCACCAAGGCGCGGCGACAGGGGCTCGGGTTCGCCATGGGAGGGGGGCTTGCCTTCTCCGCCTATTCCGGAAACCTGCGTAATACGAAGGACATGGATTTCTTTATCCTGCCCCGTGACGAAGTGATGATGAAAGCAATCATGGCTGAGGAGGGTTTCGAGGAGTACAAGGCCGTCCCCTACGACCCTACCTGGAGCTATCGCGGAGCCCGGGAGGGATACATCATAGACCTTCTCTGGCGGATGCTAAACAACCGTACCGCCGTGGATGAGACGTGGACCGGACGCGGGTGGGAGGTGAAAATCAGAGGTGTGCCGTTTCGCCTTATCCCTCCTGAAGAACTGCTCTGGTCAAAGCTCTACATCATGCGGAGAGATCGTTGCGATTGGCCTGACATCCTCGGGCTGCTCTACGCTCAGGGGCCCACAATGGACTGGGATCATCTGCTCGATCGCCTGCAGCACGATTCGCCCGTTCTTGCTGCAGTGACAACTCTCTTCCGCTGGCTCTGCCCGGCCGTTGGAGCCAGGATTCCCGCTTCGGTTTGGAAGCGGATGGGGATATGTGCGGGGGCCGAGGCGCAGGAACTTCTTGTGAACCGGGAGCGGACCGCCCTCTTCAAGGGGCACGATTGGTTCCCGGGCAACGGAGGATGA